A window of Chitinophaga sp. MM2321 contains these coding sequences:
- a CDS encoding ThuA domain-containing protein, with amino-acid sequence MKKHLIIYSLTILAVVLVLTGCNKRAGNPKVLVFTKTSAFRHAFIDERANAVVKIGKENGFEVDTTSDAERFTEAALKDYAAVVFFNTADTADVLLDNYQKNAFQRYIQAGGGFVGIHTAIEAGSHWGWYRRLVGENSYKDTANGYDHPATWYQEYDGGRAWCMALSPTEELYNDSSYLKHILDGIKYAVGENKVLNYAKATTPPVPEEDRFAKVQLVDGVFFEPTEMTILPNLDILVAQRRGEIMVYKDDTKSVKQAGFLNVYWKTGNSGVNAEEGLMGIQKDPDFAKNNFIYAYYSPADTSVNRLSRFTYTNDSIDVKSERILLQFYSQREICCHTGGSIAFGDNRMLYLSTGDNTTPFNEPNQPFVSHGYAPMDDRPGHEQFDARRSAGNTNDLRGKILRIRVNEDGSYTIPDNNLFPKGTENARPEIFVMGNRNPYRISIDQKKGFLYWGEVGPDAKNDSMETRGPRGYDEINQAREAGFFGWPFFVGNNIPYVAYDYATGESGLPFDPGKPINNSRNNTGLQQLPPAKPAFIWYPYGVSKEFPQVGSGGRTAMAGPVYYTDLYPKKTRMPDYYHNKFFIYEWVRGWIKVLTLLPNGDFDSMEPFMLSTKFANPSDMEVGPDGRIYILEYGSGWFSKNANAGLARIDYIAGNRPPKATAIKVDKTSGALPFQITAQVTAKDPENDKITYIWHIDDGTTKETSGPKLQHTFNKEGDYAIWVEVKDDKNASSKSSVVSVYAGNEAPAVNIKIDGNKTFYFPGKEVKYEVVVSDKEDGKNIDLGNLIVSAEYHSRTGKAGSSQGHQTLSRAMMGRNKMLTLDCMSCHKVDEKSVGPSFTAISQRYKPGSKSVTHLAEKVMEGGSGAWGPVAMPAHPDLKESDAKLITSWILSLNLQLKSLPPKGAVNTALNKPVTEEGDLYISATYTDRGGMNSKPLMGNKSLILKNPKITFDEINIMQGFSKSIINGSSYMMLPPAGGWVGIGNIDLSGISRAALTLGWEKTPVAGCVLEIRMDAPDGKKIGEFSFAGKGQNHEESAAAVQLDFITLTADLTHENDGKQHNIYLVSKANDAKIPNDMMLSHIQFFLK; translated from the coding sequence ATGAAAAAACATTTAATAATTTATTCGCTGACCATTTTAGCAGTTGTTTTGGTGCTAACGGGTTGTAACAAACGTGCCGGAAATCCAAAAGTATTGGTATTTACAAAAACGTCGGCGTTTCGGCATGCGTTTATAGATGAACGCGCCAATGCTGTTGTGAAAATTGGGAAAGAAAATGGTTTCGAGGTGGATACCACATCTGATGCGGAAAGGTTTACCGAAGCCGCATTGAAGGACTACGCCGCCGTTGTTTTTTTTAATACTGCTGATACGGCAGATGTGCTGCTGGACAACTATCAGAAGAATGCTTTTCAACGTTATATTCAAGCAGGTGGAGGATTTGTGGGTATTCATACTGCCATAGAGGCCGGCAGTCATTGGGGCTGGTACAGGAGATTGGTAGGCGAAAATAGTTACAAAGATACGGCCAATGGCTATGATCATCCAGCAACATGGTACCAGGAATATGACGGCGGCAGAGCGTGGTGTATGGCACTTAGTCCTACTGAGGAGCTGTACAACGATTCCAGTTATTTAAAGCATATCCTGGATGGTATCAAATATGCAGTAGGTGAGAATAAAGTATTGAATTATGCAAAAGCGACAACACCACCTGTACCTGAAGAAGATCGGTTTGCGAAAGTACAATTGGTAGATGGCGTTTTTTTCGAGCCAACAGAAATGACCATTCTCCCCAATCTCGATATCCTGGTGGCACAACGGAGGGGTGAAATCATGGTATACAAAGACGACACCAAATCGGTTAAACAAGCAGGTTTTTTAAACGTATACTGGAAAACAGGCAATTCCGGTGTAAATGCCGAAGAAGGATTGATGGGTATACAAAAAGACCCTGATTTTGCAAAAAATAATTTTATCTATGCATATTACAGCCCGGCAGACACGTCCGTGAACCGGCTGTCGCGTTTTACTTATACCAACGATAGCATTGATGTAAAATCAGAGCGGATACTGTTGCAGTTTTATTCCCAAAGGGAAATATGCTGCCATACAGGCGGGTCCATCGCATTTGGTGACAATAGAATGCTTTATTTATCCACCGGTGATAACACCACGCCATTTAATGAGCCCAATCAGCCTTTTGTAAGTCATGGATATGCGCCCATGGATGACCGGCCGGGGCACGAGCAATTTGATGCCCGCCGAAGCGCGGGTAATACCAACGATTTGCGTGGTAAAATCCTCCGGATCCGTGTAAATGAAGATGGAAGCTATACGATACCAGATAATAACTTATTTCCAAAAGGAACAGAAAATGCAAGACCCGAAATTTTTGTGATGGGCAACCGCAACCCCTACCGGATTTCGATAGATCAGAAAAAGGGATTTTTATATTGGGGTGAAGTAGGGCCTGATGCAAAAAATGACAGCATGGAAACACGTGGCCCGCGAGGGTACGATGAAATTAACCAGGCACGGGAAGCAGGGTTTTTCGGGTGGCCTTTTTTTGTTGGGAATAATATCCCTTACGTTGCTTACGATTATGCTACTGGCGAATCTGGTCTTCCCTTTGATCCGGGAAAACCAATTAATAATTCGCGGAATAATACAGGACTGCAACAGTTACCTCCTGCGAAGCCGGCATTTATCTGGTATCCTTACGGCGTATCAAAAGAATTTCCACAGGTAGGAAGTGGCGGGAGAACCGCGATGGCCGGTCCCGTTTACTATACTGATTTGTATCCAAAGAAAACCCGCATGCCCGATTATTACCACAACAAATTCTTTATTTATGAATGGGTCCGCGGCTGGATAAAAGTGCTGACTTTGTTACCAAACGGAGATTTCGATAGTATGGAACCTTTCATGTTAAGTACAAAATTTGCCAACCCTTCAGATATGGAAGTGGGCCCTGATGGTAGAATTTATATACTTGAATATGGCAGTGGATGGTTTTCTAAAAATGCAAATGCGGGCCTGGCGCGTATTGATTATATAGCGGGCAACAGACCTCCGAAGGCTACAGCCATAAAAGTAGATAAAACCTCCGGGGCCTTGCCTTTCCAAATAACAGCACAGGTAACAGCAAAAGATCCTGAGAACGACAAAATTACTTATATATGGCATATTGATGATGGAACAACAAAAGAAACATCCGGACCGAAGCTGCAACATACCTTTAACAAAGAGGGCGACTATGCGATCTGGGTGGAGGTGAAGGATGATAAAAACGCTTCTTCAAAGAGCAGTGTTGTAAGTGTATATGCAGGTAATGAAGCACCGGCAGTAAATATTAAAATCGATGGTAACAAAACATTTTATTTCCCCGGTAAAGAAGTAAAATATGAAGTGGTGGTGAGTGACAAAGAAGATGGTAAGAATATCGACTTGGGTAATTTGATTGTTTCGGCTGAATATCACTCCAGAACGGGTAAGGCTGGTTCATCACAAGGACATCAGACATTAAGCAGGGCCATGATGGGTAGAAATAAGATGCTTACATTGGATTGCATGAGTTGTCATAAAGTAGATGAGAAATCAGTGGGGCCCTCATTTACAGCCATTTCACAACGATATAAACCAGGTTCGAAATCCGTTACACACCTTGCGGAGAAAGTAATGGAAGGTGGTAGTGGCGCCTGGGGGCCTGTGGCCATGCCTGCACATCCTGACTTAAAGGAAAGCGATGCAAAACTGATTACTTCATGGATATTATCCCTAAACCTGCAACTGAAGTCATTGCCTCCAAAAGGAGCAGTAAATACCGCTTTGAATAAGCCCGTCACAGAGGAGGGCGATTTGTATATTTCTGCTACTTATACAGATAGAGGTGGAATGAATAGCAAGCCGCTGATGGGTAATAAATCGCTGATATTGAAAAATCCCAAAATTACTTTTGATGAGATCAATATCATGCAGGGCTTTAGTAAATCCATTATCAATGGATCTTCCTATATGATGTTGCCACCAGCCGGTGGGTGGGTGGGAATTGGCAACATTGACCTGTCCGGCATATCGCGCGCCGCACTGACATTGGGCTGGGAGAAAACACCGGTTGCCGGCTGTGTCTTGGAAATAAGGATGGATGCGCCTGATGGGAAGAAAATAGGAGAATTTTCTTTTGCAGGTAAAGGACAAAACCATGAGGAGAGTGCAGCGGCAGTTCAGTTGGATTTTAT